In the Candidatus Methylomirabilota bacterium genome, GGCAGGGAGAGGGATGCGCGTCAGGCGGTGGCGACGGGTTGCCAGCCGCCCTCGTGCAGGGACTTCAACACCGCGTCGAGCACGAGCTGCGCGCGCACGCCGTCCTGCAGCGACGGGGTCGGACTCTCGCCGTCGCCCTTGCGGATCGCGCCCAGCATGCGCTTCACGAGCGGCGCGATCGTCGTCTTGCCCGTGACTTCCATGAGATCGCCCTGCGCGGCCGACCGCGGCAGGCCTGCCTTCACCGGCACCGGCTGGAGCGTGCCGCTCGCGCCGGCGGCGCGCAGCTCGCCCACGTACCATTTGGGCTTCTCGCGATCGAGGCGGTAGACGAGCCCGCCCTGGCTGCCGTAGGCCTCGAGGAAGTTCTCGTTCGCGCCGCGGGCGGCCCGGCTGACCGTGAGGGTCGCCTGTCCGCCCG is a window encoding:
- a CDS encoding Gfo/Idh/MocA family oxidoreductase; its protein translation is ADESAPITWRMDRAQAGHGAMGDMGVHLIDMVRWHFGEFARVCAHAGVAWASRTVPGGGRAADAEDYCTMIGELESGGQATLTVSRAARGANENFLEAYGSQGGLVYRLDREKPKWYVGELRAAGASGTLQPVPVKAGLPRSAAQGDLMEVTGKTTIAPLVKRMLGAIRKGDGESPTPSLQDGVRAQLVLDAVLKSLHEGGWQPVATA